From Sphingopyxis sp. MWB1, a single genomic window includes:
- the miaA gene encoding tRNA (adenosine(37)-N6)-dimethylallyltransferase MiaA: MLIAGPTASGKSALAVALAQQLGRAQVINADASQVYRDLAILSARPSADEMAGVPHRLFGHIDASEACNAARWAGDARRALARAWEDEEVPILVGGTGLYLRTLLFGIAPIPEIDPDIREAVRAMNVGDAHVALAKADPAAAARLAPADRTRIARALEVVRSTGRTLADWQEAREGGIADDVALSPLILLPPRDWLRERCDQRLVQMFDGGAIDEVAALLDRKLDPVLPAMRAIGVPQIAAYLAGDISREEALARAQAATRQYAKRQFTWFRHQLPAEWDRHEMILSVDCMDKLVIILHDKLLTG, from the coding sequence ATGCTTATTGCCGGGCCCACCGCCAGCGGCAAGAGCGCGCTCGCGGTCGCTTTGGCCCAGCAACTGGGCCGGGCGCAAGTCATCAACGCCGATGCAAGCCAGGTTTATCGCGACCTGGCGATATTGTCGGCCCGCCCCAGCGCGGACGAAATGGCGGGCGTGCCGCACCGGCTGTTTGGCCATATCGACGCCAGCGAAGCATGCAATGCCGCGCGCTGGGCAGGCGATGCACGCCGCGCGCTCGCCCGCGCGTGGGAGGATGAGGAGGTGCCGATCCTCGTCGGCGGCACCGGCCTTTATCTGCGCACGCTGCTGTTCGGCATCGCCCCCATTCCCGAAATTGATCCCGATATTCGCGAGGCGGTGCGGGCGATGAATGTGGGCGACGCCCATGTCGCGCTGGCCAAGGCCGACCCCGCCGCCGCCGCGCGCCTTGCTCCCGCCGATCGCACCCGCATCGCGCGCGCGCTGGAGGTGGTCCGCTCAACCGGACGCACCCTTGCCGACTGGCAGGAGGCGCGCGAAGGCGGAATCGCCGATGACGTCGCCCTTTCCCCGCTGATCCTGCTGCCGCCCCGCGACTGGCTGCGCGAACGCTGTGACCAGCGGCTGGTCCAGATGTTCGACGGCGGAGCCATCGATGAGGTCGCCGCGCTGCTGGACCGGAAGCTCGACCCCGTTCTTCCCGCAATGCGCGCCATCGGCGTGCCCCAGATCGCCGCCTATCTGGCGGGCGATATCAGCCGCGAGGAAGCGCTGGCCCGCGCGCAGGCGGCGACCCGTCAATATGCCAAACGCCAGTTCACTTGGTTCCGACACCAGCTCCCAGCGGAATGGGATCGCCACGAAATGATATTATCAGTCGATTGCATGGATAAATTAGTAATAATATTACATGATAAGTTATTGACAGGATAG
- a CDS encoding dihydroorotase translates to MSMFLIENARLLGGDTGSLLVRDGVIAAIDAGEAPADAERIDARGKWLAPGLIDMGVFATDKPAFHFGGITRAALMPDGSHPLDHPGMVERAAKGGKPDLWVHPIAAATKGLAGKEMAEIGLMKASGARAVATGRTRIADAGSMRRVLAYSAALGLTTIAHAEDEGLTAGAVATDGEMATRLGLASAPAIAEAMAIARDLALAEETGAPIHFRQVTTARGLDLVRAAKAKGIAVTCGITPAHLFLSDTAIGDFRTFARLSPPLRSEDDRKACLAAIADGTIDILASGHDPRGPEDKRLPFAEAQPGMAGAETLLALGLQLVRDGHVTAERLFDLLARTPARLLGVEAGGLEPGMEADLILIDEGAPWQVDAKKMAAWAGNTPFDGMPMQGRVTAMWKGGQRIR, encoded by the coding sequence ATGAGCATGTTCCTGATCGAAAATGCCCGGCTGCTCGGCGGCGACACGGGCAGCTTGCTGGTGCGGGACGGCGTGATTGCGGCCATTGACGCGGGCGAGGCTCCGGCGGACGCCGAACGGATCGACGCGCGCGGCAAATGGCTGGCGCCGGGCCTGATCGACATGGGCGTCTTTGCGACCGACAAGCCCGCCTTTCACTTTGGCGGGATCACCCGCGCCGCGCTGATGCCCGATGGCAGCCATCCGCTCGATCATCCCGGCATGGTCGAACGCGCGGCAAAGGGCGGCAAGCCCGACCTGTGGGTCCATCCCATTGCCGCCGCCACCAAGGGCCTCGCAGGCAAGGAAATGGCCGAAATCGGCCTGATGAAAGCGTCGGGCGCGCGCGCGGTGGCGACGGGGCGGACGCGGATCGCCGACGCAGGCAGCATGCGCCGCGTTCTGGCCTATTCGGCGGCGCTGGGGCTGACCACCATCGCCCATGCCGAGGATGAAGGACTAACCGCGGGCGCGGTTGCGACCGATGGCGAAATGGCGACGCGGCTGGGGCTTGCCTCCGCCCCTGCCATTGCCGAAGCCATGGCGATTGCCCGCGATCTGGCGCTGGCCGAAGAGACGGGCGCACCGATCCATTTCCGGCAAGTAACAACCGCGCGCGGGCTGGACCTGGTTCGCGCCGCCAAGGCCAAGGGAATCGCCGTCACCTGCGGCATTACCCCCGCCCATCTGTTCTTGTCGGATACCGCTATCGGCGATTTCCGGACCTTTGCGCGCCTGTCGCCGCCGCTGCGCAGCGAGGACGACCGGAAGGCGTGCCTTGCCGCCATCGCCGATGGCACCATCGACATATTGGCATCGGGCCATGATCCGCGCGGCCCCGAAGACAAGCGCCTGCCCTTTGCCGAGGCACAGCCGGGCATGGCGGGGGCCGAGACGCTGCTCGCGCTGGGCCTGCAACTGGTCCGCGACGGGCATGTCACGGCAGAGCGGCTGTTCGACCTGCTCGCGCGCACGCCCGCCCGCTTGCTGGGGGTCGAGGCCGGGGGGCTGGAGCCGGGGATGGAGGCCGACCTTATCCTGATCGACGAGGGCGCGCCCTGGCAAGTCGATGCCAAGAAAATGGCCGCCTGGGCGGGCAACACCCCTTTTGATGGCATGCCGATGCAGGGGCGCGTGACCGCCATGTGGAAGGGCGGGCAGCGGATTCGTTAG
- a CDS encoding septal ring lytic transglycosylase RlpA family protein, translated as MPGGAVVRGRVALAGALVATLAACAGGPKYRGVSDVPVKIGKPYQIRGVTYTPAAAPRYDAVGYASWYGSESGNQTANGEKFRPDWITAAHTTLPLPTYVEVTALDTGRRILVRVNDRGPFAGRGRIIDLSKGAAEELGIRAQGHAPVRVRRVEPDEKDRQRLREGKPARRLPLISEGELQALRERLGG; from the coding sequence ATGCCAGGGGGCGCGGTCGTGCGGGGTCGGGTGGCGCTTGCGGGGGCGCTGGTCGCAACGCTTGCCGCCTGTGCGGGCGGCCCTAAATATCGCGGCGTATCCGATGTGCCTGTCAAGATCGGCAAGCCCTATCAGATACGCGGTGTCACTTACACGCCGGCCGCCGCACCGCGCTATGATGCAGTGGGCTATGCCAGCTGGTATGGCAGCGAAAGCGGCAACCAGACCGCCAATGGCGAGAAATTCCGCCCCGACTGGATCACCGCGGCGCATACGACCCTGCCGCTACCCACTTATGTCGAGGTGACGGCGCTCGACACGGGGCGCCGCATCCTCGTGCGCGTCAATGATCGCGGCCCCTTTGCGGGGCGCGGGCGGATCATCGACCTGTCAAAAGGCGCGGCGGAAGAATTGGGCATTCGCGCGCAAGGCCACGCCCCGGTCCGCGTCCGCCGGGTCGAGCCCGATGAAAAGGACCGCCAGCGCCTGCGCGAAGGCAAACCCGCACGGCGCCTGCCGCTGATATCGGAGGGCGAACTTCAGGCATTACGCGAGCGCTTGGGCGGTTAG
- the gatC gene encoding Asp-tRNA(Asn)/Glu-tRNA(Gln) amidotransferase subunit GatC: MTIDQATVKKIASLARIAISDDEAAGLEGELNNILGWVEQLGEVDVSGVEPMTAVIPNKLRLRDDVVDADPLTGGGRRDDVLANAPEPQHGFFGVPKVIE, from the coding sequence ATGACGATTGATCAGGCAACGGTAAAGAAAATCGCCTCGCTGGCGCGCATCGCGATCAGCGATGACGAGGCCGCCGGGCTCGAAGGCGAGCTCAACAATATCCTGGGCTGGGTCGAGCAACTCGGCGAAGTCGACGTGAGCGGCGTCGAGCCGATGACCGCGGTGATCCCGAACAAGCTGCGGCTGCGCGACGATGTCGTCGACGCCGATCCGCTGACCGGCGGGGGGCGCCGCGACGATGTGCTCGCCAATGCGCCCGAGCCGCAGCACGGCTTTTTTGGCGTTCCCAAGGTGATCGAATAA
- a CDS encoding acetolactate synthase 3 large subunit, translated as MKEMSGADMVVQALVDLGVDTVFGYPGGAVLPIYDALFNHPTIKHILVRHEQAATHAAEGYARSTGKPGVVLVTSGPGATNAVTGITDALLDSIPMVVLTGQVPTNLIGTDAFQECDTVGITRHCTKHNYLVMDPDRLGSVIHEAFYIATHGRPGPVVIDIPKNVQVATGSYAMPEKIDHQSYRPQIEPDAEAIAAAIALMAKAERPVFYTGGGVINAGPDASAALRQLVALTGAPITSTLMGLGAFPSDDDKWLGMLGMHGTYEANMAMNRADLIIAVGARFDDRVTGRLDAFAPEAKKIHIDIDRSSINKIVRADIAILADAGRALDALIAAWQDQGHKARDLGEWWRRVDGWRATRSLDFPEKQEASADIMPQRAIKALFDATRGRDPIITTEVGQHQMWAAQHFGFSAPNRWLTSGGLGTMGYGFPAAVGAQIAHPDRLVICVAGEASLQMNIQEMGTVSQYRLPVKIFILNNEWMGMVRQWQELTYESRYSNSYSDSLPDFVKLADAYGWTGLRIDTLGELEDGIRTMIDTPGPVIVDCRVAKLANCFPMIPSGAAHTDMILQPSDVTGTMDDEAKALV; from the coding sequence GTGAAGGAAATGAGTGGTGCCGACATGGTGGTTCAAGCGCTGGTCGACCTGGGGGTCGATACAGTCTTTGGCTATCCGGGCGGCGCGGTCCTTCCCATCTATGACGCGCTCTTTAACCACCCGACAATCAAGCATATTCTGGTTCGCCACGAACAGGCCGCGACCCATGCGGCAGAAGGCTATGCCCGCTCAACCGGCAAGCCCGGCGTGGTGCTCGTTACCTCGGGCCCCGGCGCGACCAATGCCGTCACCGGCATCACCGATGCGCTGCTCGATTCGATTCCCATGGTTGTCCTCACGGGGCAGGTTCCGACGAATCTGATCGGTACCGATGCGTTTCAGGAATGCGACACGGTCGGAATCACGCGCCACTGTACCAAGCATAATTATCTGGTGATGGACCCCGACCGGCTGGGGTCGGTGATCCATGAGGCTTTTTATATCGCCACTCATGGCCGCCCCGGCCCGGTGGTGATCGACATTCCCAAAAATGTGCAGGTCGCCACGGGCAGCTATGCGATGCCCGAGAAAATTGACCATCAAAGCTATCGTCCCCAGATTGAGCCCGATGCGGAAGCGATCGCGGCGGCCATTGCCCTGATGGCGAAGGCCGAACGCCCGGTTTTCTATACCGGCGGCGGGGTAATCAATGCCGGTCCCGATGCGAGCGCGGCGCTCCGCCAGCTTGTCGCGCTCACCGGTGCGCCGATCACCTCGACGCTGATGGGCCTTGGCGCCTTTCCTTCGGACGATGACAAATGGCTCGGCATGCTGGGGATGCACGGCACGTATGAAGCCAATATGGCGATGAACCGCGCCGATCTGATCATCGCGGTCGGCGCGCGCTTCGATGACCGGGTGACCGGCCGCCTTGATGCCTTCGCGCCCGAAGCCAAGAAGATTCATATCGATATCGACCGCAGCTCGATCAACAAGATCGTCCGGGCCGATATCGCGATTTTGGCCGATGCCGGTCGCGCGCTCGATGCGCTGATCGCTGCCTGGCAAGACCAGGGGCACAAGGCGCGCGACCTTGGTGAATGGTGGCGGCGCGTGGACGGATGGCGCGCGACGCGCAGCCTCGATTTTCCTGAAAAGCAGGAAGCCAGCGCTGACATCATGCCGCAGCGCGCAATTAAGGCGCTGTTCGATGCTACGCGGGGCCGCGATCCGATCATCACCACCGAGGTCGGCCAGCATCAAATGTGGGCGGCGCAGCATTTTGGCTTTTCGGCGCCCAACCGCTGGCTGACGTCAGGCGGGCTGGGCACGATGGGCTATGGCTTTCCGGCCGCCGTCGGCGCGCAGATCGCGCACCCGGACCGGCTGGTCATCTGCGTCGCGGGCGAAGCCAGCCTCCAGATGAATATTCAGGAAATGGGCACGGTCAGCCAATATCGCCTGCCGGTCAAAATCTTCATCCTCAACAATGAATGGATGGGGATGGTGCGCCAGTGGCAGGAGTTGACCTATGAAAGCCGCTATTCGAACAGCTATTCGGACAGCCTGCCCGATTTTGTGAAGCTCGCCGATGCCTACGGATGGACGGGCCTTCGTATCGATACGCTGGGCGAGCTGGAAGATGGCATCAGGACGATGATCGACACGCCGGGTCCGGTGATCGTCGATTGCCGCGTCGCCAAGCTGGCCAATTGTTTCCCGATGATCCCTTCGGGCGCGGCCCATACCGATATGATCCTGCAACCAAGCGACGTCACCGGCACGATGGACGACGAAGCAAAAGCGCTGGTTTAA
- the serB gene encoding phosphoserine phosphatase SerB, producing the protein MFVVTLIAAGKLTDEVVREAIDRLASTGHDVGAPHWIDEHDAADIYFQGSLVSARKELAHIDHPTLDIVIQPQGDRAKKLIIADMDSTMIRCECIDELADYAGLKPQIAAITERAMKGELDFRAALAERVGLLGGMAASFVEECRRERVELTPGARTLIQTMKSKGARAVLVSGGFMSFAGPIGDAIGFDRMIANELEIVDGKLSGKVIEPVVDADAKLATLKAEAEALHISLAETLAVGDGANDIPMITSAGLGIAYHPHPAAAAAADAAIRHHDLTALLWAQGYARRDWVLG; encoded by the coding sequence ATGTTCGTCGTCACGCTGATAGCAGCCGGAAAGCTGACCGACGAGGTGGTTCGCGAAGCAATCGACCGGTTGGCGTCGACCGGACATGATGTCGGCGCGCCGCACTGGATCGACGAGCATGATGCCGCGGACATTTATTTTCAGGGCAGTCTGGTCAGCGCGCGGAAGGAACTGGCTCACATTGATCATCCAACGCTCGACATTGTGATCCAGCCGCAAGGAGACCGGGCCAAAAAGCTGATCATTGCGGATATGGATTCGACAATGATCCGCTGTGAATGCATCGACGAACTGGCCGATTACGCCGGTCTCAAGCCGCAGATTGCCGCAATAACCGAACGCGCGATGAAGGGGGAACTAGACTTTCGCGCGGCGCTTGCTGAGCGGGTGGGCCTGCTGGGCGGGATGGCCGCTTCCTTTGTCGAGGAATGCCGCCGCGAGCGGGTCGAGCTGACGCCGGGTGCCCGAACGCTGATCCAGACCATGAAATCCAAGGGCGCGCGTGCGGTGCTGGTGTCGGGGGGCTTTATGTCCTTTGCGGGGCCCATCGGCGATGCCATCGGCTTTGACCGCATGATCGCCAATGAACTGGAGATTGTGGACGGCAAACTCAGCGGCAAAGTGATCGAACCTGTGGTTGATGCGGATGCGAAGCTGGCGACACTGAAGGCCGAGGCCGAGGCCTTGCATATTTCGCTCGCCGAGACGCTGGCGGTCGGCGATGGCGCGAATGACATTCCGATGATCACCTCGGCGGGCCTCGGCATCGCCTATCATCCGCACCCTGCCGCTGCCGCGGCGGCTGATGCTGCCATCCGCCACCATGATCTGACCGCACTGCTCTGGGCACAAGGCTATGCGCGGCGCGACTGGGTATTGGGATAA
- a CDS encoding DUF1294 domain-containing protein, protein MAPPLLLWLGLVNGLCFALMLIDKYRARSGGRRISEITLLGWALLGGAMGAAAAAHLVRHKTRKQPFAARLRFLLWAEIILLTLWAAAHVVPHVAAPLAEMAEEA, encoded by the coding sequence TTGGCGCCCCCTCTCCTTTTGTGGCTGGGACTGGTCAACGGGCTTTGCTTTGCGCTGATGCTCATCGACAAATATCGCGCCCGGTCGGGCGGTCGGCGCATTTCCGAAATCACGCTGCTCGGCTGGGCCTTGCTGGGCGGCGCCATGGGCGCGGCGGCGGCGGCGCATCTGGTGCGCCACAAGACACGCAAACAGCCCTTTGCCGCGCGTCTGCGCTTTCTGCTGTGGGCCGAGATCATCCTTCTGACGCTGTGGGCCGCCGCCCATGTCGTGCCGCATGTTGCAGCGCCTCTTGCGGAAATGGCCGAGGAAGCATAG
- the ruvX gene encoding Holliday junction resolvase RuvX, which produces MITAAAPDFAAALPHGGRLAGLDVGTKTIGVALCDAGWSFATPDKTIIRKKFAADLVALKELVAAQGVAGLVVGLPLNMDGSDSPRTQSVRAFARNLAPLSLPLLLWDERWSTAAVERAMIAADVSRAKRAERVDSAAAAFILQGAIDALARL; this is translated from the coding sequence ATGATCACCGCCGCTGCCCCCGATTTTGCCGCCGCGCTTCCCCATGGCGGACGCCTCGCGGGGCTGGATGTCGGGACCAAGACGATTGGCGTCGCGCTATGCGATGCCGGCTGGAGCTTTGCGACCCCCGACAAGACGATCATCCGCAAGAAATTCGCCGCCGACCTTGTCGCCCTGAAAGAATTGGTCGCGGCGCAGGGCGTCGCGGGGCTGGTTGTCGGGTTGCCGCTCAACATGGATGGCAGCGACAGCCCGCGCACCCAATCGGTTCGCGCCTTTGCCCGCAATCTGGCGCCGCTTTCGTTGCCGCTGCTGCTCTGGGACGAACGCTGGTCGACCGCCGCGGTCGAGCGAGCGATGATCGCCGCCGATGTCAGCCGCGCCAAGCGCGCCGAGCGGGTCGACAGCGCCGCCGCCGCCTTCATCCTGCAAGGCGCAATCGACGCCCTCGCCCGCCTGTAA
- a CDS encoding DUF4153 domain-containing protein, with the protein MTHIAASPAADSSRAASARLDDQDAPWPMRPWIMAALCAAAGLLFHLLIDHQHPERLADWRAALATAVAVATIVFVLGVEQRRWRWAFGFAALWGLIMGLIAWQRAGYNLQGTPIEWPFWSGMLAVLVATPLFQTWRDVAPHWRFWTLGKLPYQRLHSHAWADAVLGAASLAFVGVTFLLTMLIGQMFKLIGIHLIFDLLNDQWFGWMLAGAAFGGAFGLLRERDRLVATLQRLVMIVLAVLAPVFAAALALFLLSLTVTGLTGLWNSGFSTAALMLAAAAFAVLLANAVIGDGEEEGSANRVMRGAAALLALAVLPLATIAAVSMQARIVQYGWTPERIWGAIAVAIALAYGIAGLWAVAMGRWRFAEILRPLQQRLAIGLMLLALFLALPFVDFGAISTRDQLARLQAGTVPTEKFDWAAMAFDFGPEGRAALAALAKSPDKLRANAAKAALAATDRYRLGEPGGLTPPVPLEQRLRVLPEGRSLPDAARDRIAESYMCARAAHCVAYWLDEDRFYVLGQEKPGAAIQSDMVTRRADGQWNVGARAAPRAENAPPDLSTASIRLETVERRRLLVDGAAEPGTFE; encoded by the coding sequence ATGACCCACATTGCTGCATCCCCCGCCGCCGATTCGTCCCGCGCCGCCTCGGCGCGCCTCGATGACCAGGACGCGCCCTGGCCGATGCGGCCGTGGATCATGGCAGCGCTATGCGCCGCTGCGGGGCTGCTGTTTCACTTGCTGATCGATCATCAACATCCCGAACGGCTCGCCGATTGGCGGGCCGCGCTCGCGACCGCGGTGGCGGTCGCGACGATCGTGTTCGTGCTTGGTGTCGAGCAGCGGCGCTGGCGCTGGGCGTTCGGCTTTGCGGCGCTGTGGGGCCTCATCATGGGGCTGATCGCGTGGCAGAGGGCGGGCTATAATCTGCAGGGCACGCCGATCGAATGGCCCTTCTGGTCGGGGATGCTCGCGGTGCTTGTGGCAACCCCGCTGTTCCAGACGTGGCGGGATGTCGCGCCTCACTGGCGCTTCTGGACATTGGGGAAGCTGCCCTATCAGCGCCTCCACAGCCACGCCTGGGCCGACGCGGTCCTTGGCGCCGCGAGCCTTGCCTTTGTCGGCGTGACCTTTCTGCTCACCATGCTCATTGGACAGATGTTCAAACTGATCGGGATCCATCTGATTTTCGATCTCCTCAATGACCAATGGTTTGGCTGGATGCTCGCCGGTGCGGCCTTCGGCGGGGCCTTCGGCTTGCTTCGCGAGCGCGACCGGCTGGTGGCGACTTTGCAGCGGCTGGTCATGATCGTGCTGGCGGTACTGGCACCGGTTTTTGCGGCGGCGCTGGCGCTGTTCCTCTTGTCGTTGACGGTGACCGGTCTCACCGGATTATGGAATTCGGGCTTTTCGACTGCCGCGCTGATGCTCGCCGCTGCCGCCTTCGCCGTGTTGCTTGCCAATGCCGTCATTGGCGATGGGGAGGAGGAAGGCTCGGCGAACCGGGTGATGCGCGGCGCTGCGGCGCTGCTCGCTCTGGCGGTGTTGCCGCTTGCGACAATTGCGGCGGTGTCGATGCAGGCGCGCATCGTCCAATATGGCTGGACGCCCGAGCGTATCTGGGGCGCGATCGCCGTTGCTATTGCGCTCGCTTACGGGATTGCGGGGCTGTGGGCGGTCGCGATGGGGCGCTGGCGCTTCGCGGAAATATTGCGCCCGCTTCAGCAGCGGCTGGCAATTGGCTTGATGCTGCTTGCGCTGTTCCTGGCCCTGCCATTCGTTGATTTCGGCGCCATCTCCACGCGCGACCAGCTTGCGCGGCTTCAAGCGGGGACCGTACCCACCGAAAAGTTTGACTGGGCAGCGATGGCATTCGACTTCGGTCCCGAAGGACGCGCGGCGCTCGCCGCCCTCGCCAAATCACCCGACAAGCTGCGCGCCAACGCGGCCAAGGCGGCGCTGGCTGCGACCGATCGCTACCGGCTTGGGGAACCGGGCGGGCTCACCCCGCCTGTACCGCTGGAACAGCGGCTGCGCGTCTTGCCCGAAGGCCGCAGCTTGCCCGATGCCGCGCGGGACCGGATTGCCGAAAGCTATATGTGCGCGCGGGCGGCGCATTGTGTCGCCTATTGGCTCGATGAAGACCGCTTCTATGTGCTGGGGCAGGAAAAGCCCGGCGCCGCGATCCAGTCCGATATGGTGACGCGCCGGGCGGACGGACAATGGAACGTCGGCGCGCGCGCGGCTCCGCGTGCGGAAAATGCGCCGCCGGACCTGTCGACCGCCAGCATTCGCCTTGAAACGGTGGAACGCCGGCGCCTGCTGGTCGATGGGGCGGCCGAGCCCGGTACCTTCGAGTAA
- a CDS encoding DUF3089 domain-containing protein — protein MARKFLYLIAAIILLILAAGIVYQLFPGWIARVAFVPSAEYEQQVAPAPNAYDDPAMWFARPGMEENPAHWRPEASKEEADRKAAPDSAEAQSGDQMLPTASEVNIEGQVAPAQGNAAVFFVHPTSYYSKSSWNAPLSDRDSDHRANLFVRGMASAFDDAGEVWAPRYRQATLGAFLATDRVTAGKAIDSAYRDVEQAFDAFLAAQPRNKPIILAGHSQGALHLTTLLRTRIAGTPLAKRIAAAYIIGWPISVETDLDALGLPACETPEQKGCILSWASFAEPANPTMVDEAYDGTVGFDGRPRAGTPMLCSNPLTGTRDVTAPAEANIGTLVPTEGFKGGYLAAGKIGAACDAERGYLMIGDGNVAKNFVVAGYVLPGNNFHVYDITLFWANVRADALRRLATFEGKPSPVPPPVAAPVETPTS, from the coding sequence TTGGCCCGAAAATTCCTCTACCTGATCGCCGCCATCATTCTCCTGATCCTTGCGGCGGGTATCGTCTATCAGCTTTTTCCCGGCTGGATCGCCCGCGTCGCCTTTGTCCCCAGCGCCGAATATGAGCAGCAGGTCGCGCCCGCGCCCAACGCCTATGACGATCCCGCCATGTGGTTTGCGCGTCCGGGCATGGAAGAAAATCCCGCGCACTGGCGGCCCGAAGCGAGCAAGGAAGAGGCCGACCGCAAGGCCGCGCCCGACAGCGCCGAGGCGCAGAGCGGCGACCAGATGCTGCCGACGGCGAGCGAAGTGAACATTGAAGGACAAGTGGCTCCTGCCCAGGGCAATGCCGCCGTCTTTTTCGTTCACCCGACAAGCTATTACAGCAAGTCGAGCTGGAACGCCCCGCTGAGCGACCGCGATTCCGATCATCGCGCCAATTTGTTCGTGCGCGGCATGGCGAGCGCCTTTGACGATGCGGGCGAAGTCTGGGCGCCGCGCTATCGCCAAGCGACGCTGGGCGCCTTTCTGGCAACCGACCGGGTAACCGCGGGCAAGGCGATCGATTCGGCCTATCGCGATGTCGAACAGGCGTTCGACGCCTTTCTGGCGGCGCAGCCCAGGAACAAGCCGATCATCCTCGCGGGCCACAGCCAGGGCGCGCTGCACCTCACCACCCTGCTCCGCACCCGCATCGCGGGAACGCCGCTCGCCAAGCGGATCGCTGCCGCCTACATCATCGGCTGGCCCATCAGCGTCGAAACCGATCTCGATGCGCTGGGCTTGCCCGCCTGTGAAACGCCAGAGCAGAAGGGCTGCATCCTGAGCTGGGCGAGCTTTGCCGAACCCGCCAATCCCACCATGGTCGATGAGGCCTATGACGGCACGGTCGGCTTTGACGGGCGCCCCCGCGCCGGCACGCCGATGCTTTGTTCCAATCCGCTGACCGGAACGCGCGACGTGACCGCTCCGGCCGAGGCGAATATCGGCACGCTCGTCCCCACCGAGGGTTTCAAGGGCGGATATCTGGCGGCCGGAAAAATTGGCGCGGCGTGCGATGCCGAGCGCGGCTATCTGATGATCGGCGACGGGAATGTCGCCAAAAATTTCGTTGTCGCGGGCTATGTACTGCCGGGCAATAATTTCCACGTCTATGACATCACCCTTTTCTGGGCCAATGTCCGCGCCGATGCGCTGCGGCGGCTGGCGACATTTGAGGGCAAGCCTTCGCCGGTGCCGCCGCCTGTGGCTGCGCCGGTCGAAACGCCGACGTCCTGA
- a CDS encoding aspartate carbamoyltransferase catalytic subunit, with translation MTSATTRPVSDYPPGGDAFPHRHLIGIAQMTPWEISYILDAAEHWVEMNRAGASKHDDALSGLTIINAFFENSTRTLLSFEIAGKRLGADVVNMHAAQSSVKKGETLIDTAMTLNAMRADAIVIRHSASGAVQLIADKVDCPVLNAGDGRHEHPTQALLDALTIRQRKGRVEGLTIAICGDVLHSRVARSNILALTLLGNEVRIVAPPTLIPPAMERMHVEVFTDMDEGLKNADVVMMLRLQNERMDGAYLPSAREYHALYGLTPVRLEKAKPDAIVMHPGPMNRGVEIDSSIADDPARSTITQQVEMGVAVRMACLDILTRRTRKVPGWA, from the coding sequence ATGACAAGCGCAACCACCCGACCCGTCAGCGACTATCCGCCCGGCGGAGACGCCTTTCCGCACCGCCATCTGATCGGCATTGCCCAGATGACGCCGTGGGAGATCAGCTATATTCTCGATGCCGCCGAGCATTGGGTCGAAATGAACCGCGCGGGCGCGTCGAAACATGATGATGCGCTGTCGGGCCTGACCATCATCAACGCCTTTTTCGAAAATTCGACGCGCACTTTGCTGTCGTTCGAGATTGCGGGGAAAAGGCTGGGCGCCGATGTCGTCAACATGCACGCCGCGCAGTCGAGCGTGAAGAAGGGCGAAACGCTGATCGATACGGCGATGACGCTGAATGCCATGCGCGCCGATGCGATTGTGATCCGCCATTCGGCGTCGGGCGCAGTGCAGCTGATCGCCGACAAGGTCGATTGCCCGGTGCTCAATGCCGGGGATGGACGGCACGAACATCCGACGCAGGCGCTGCTCGATGCGCTGACGATCCGCCAGCGCAAGGGGCGGGTCGAGGGGCTGACCATCGCCATTTGCGGCGACGTGCTGCACAGCCGCGTCGCGCGGTCCAATATTCTGGCGCTGACCCTGCTGGGCAATGAAGTGCGGATCGTCGCGCCGCCGACGCTGATCCCGCCCGCGATGGAGCGGATGCACGTCGAGGTCTTTACCGACATGGACGAAGGGCTGAAAAATGCCGATGTCGTGATGATGCTGCGCCTTCAGAATGAGCGTATGGACGGCGCTTATCTGCCGTCGGCGCGCGAATATCATGCGCTGTACGGACTGACGCCTGTGCGGCTGGAGAAAGCAAAGCCCGACGCCATCGTCATGCACCCGGGGCCGATGAATCGCGGGGTCGAAATCGACAGCAGCATTGCCGATGATCCCGCGCGCTCGACCATCACCCAGCAGGTGGAAATGGGGGTCGCAGTGCGGATGGCCTGCCTCGACATATTGACCCGCCGCACGCGAAAGGTGCCGGGATGGGCATGA